The Rhinolophus ferrumequinum isolate MPI-CBG mRhiFer1 chromosome 6, mRhiFer1_v1.p, whole genome shotgun sequence genome has a window encoding:
- the LOC117023842 gene encoding developmental pluripotency-associated protein 4-like produces MENAKGNKQNSSKKSKEKKKTCKFQPLSVEAEEKQQAVGEPSTKRNSGKGTKRERSMKEDEASYPQNMAQDNKKIRLRKKIPVPPLPSKLPPINLVHRDIVRAWCQQLNLGTKGLNLEAYRRLCEHAYPHQKVIPVTSAEAKILTTTQRKLKMEKWEMTLENSDPSKVTAPPEEGMPALEGLDKVVMTTSPPDAVFASWTRIAARAGKMEAEESPQEASSVRWCVVHGRSLPAHKEGWVQLQFYAGQTWVPEKHGRVCALFLLPASKFPPPFLEDNMLCPKCVQRNKVLMKSLQ; encoded by the coding sequence ATGGAGAATGCAAAAGGCAACAAACAGAACTCCTCAAAgaagtcaaaggagaaaaaaaagacttgcaAATTCCAACCTCTCTCAGTAGAAGCTGAAGAGAAACAGCAGGCGGTTGGTGAACCAAGTACAAAAAGAAACTCAGGGAAGGGAACCAAACGAGAAAGGTCCATGAAAGAGGATGAAGCTTCCTATCCACAAAACATGGcacaagacaataaaaaaataagacttcgGAAGAAGATACCAGTTCCTCCGTTGCCCTCTAAACTGCCACCCATAAACCTGGTTCACCGAGACATCGTGAGGGCGTGGTGCCAGCAATTAAATCTGGGCACCAAAGGCTTGAATTTGGAAGCATATAGGCGACTCTGCGAACATGCTTACCCTCATCAAAAGGTTATTCCCGTCACATCAGCAGAGGCCAAGATATTGACcacaacacaaagaaaattaaagatggaaaagTGGGAAATGACTCTGGAAAATTCTGATCCTTCTAAAGTGACTGCTCCCCCTGAGGAAGGGATGCCTGCTCTTGAAGGACTGGACAAGGTTGTCATGACAACTTCCCCCCCAGATGCTGTGTTTGCTTCCTGGACCAGAATTGCAGCCAGAGctgggaagatggaggcagaggaatCACCACAAGAGGCTTCTAGTGTCAGGTGGTGTGTGGTCCATGGGCGAAGTCTTCCTGCACATAAAGAGGGTTGGGTCCAGCTACAGTTTTATGCTGGGCAAACCTGGGTTCCTGAAAAACACGGGAGAGTGTGTGCACTCTTCTTGCTACCTGCTAGCAAATTTCCACCCCCGTTCCTGGAGGACAATATGTTGTGCCCGAAATGTGTTCAGAGGAATAAGGTATTGATGAAAAGCCTTCAATGA